The following are from one region of the Synergistaceae bacterium genome:
- a CDS encoding 2-hydroxymuconate tautomerase family protein codes for MPIAFINIKEGRTLDQKRAMVTAVTKALCETMEVRSSSVRIIINEMADEHFAIGGTLICDDPEAKVKKN; via the coding sequence ATGCCTATTGCATTCATCAATATCAAAGAGGGACGCACCCTAGACCAAAAACGCGCGATGGTAACTGCTGTCACAAAAGCGCTGTGCGAGACTATGGAAGTACGATCTTCTTCTGTCCGCATCATTATAAACGAGATGGCCGACGAGCACTTTGCAATCGGGGGGACTCTCATCTGCGATGATCCCGAAGCAAAGGTCAAAAAAAACTAA
- the cls gene encoding cardiolipin synthase, with product MWKTTKIILLLIFIAFIAGLLPTIIDLLGNIIVYSAEEGLYLHPHFIAQVMGFFGVLKGYAWPIMLIYACIIGCVIFMEGQNPDRTILWLITLTLVPILGVMFYLLLGPDFQSIKNRKLFKPSRKKPIDHTPFPLDKQFLIGRMLHASSGADLMIHNRVGILINGGETFDAIKRELRSAQRYIHMQYYIIKDDGIGNEIRDILIEAVRRGVKVRLLYDAVGSWGLRHGFVDSMNMAGVQCHSFMPVSFPMFRRKMNFRNHRKILVIDDRIAFTGGINIGDEYLGKGPLGHWRDTHVIVEGEAVAALHKIFLRDWCMHSGEDPASICDKVVCEDCGIRPEQDFSCLPVIPLQVVASSADNPWHSIAQGYFSMISRAQERVWITTPYLVPGAGIINAMITAALAGVDVRVIIPAKKDHFLAFWGSRSNIEPLLRSGVRVFQYEKGFVHAKTLLADDSICSVGTCNLDVRSLEINFENQLFIYDRDLNAKFAHQFRSDIKDSLELHIAKWDKRPLRHKILEAFGRLYSAQI from the coding sequence ATGTGGAAGACAACAAAAATAATCCTGCTGCTGATTTTTATTGCGTTCATAGCCGGGCTGCTGCCGACGATAATAGATCTTCTGGGCAACATTATCGTTTATTCCGCCGAGGAGGGGCTATACCTGCATCCGCATTTTATCGCCCAGGTTATGGGCTTTTTTGGTGTGCTTAAGGGCTATGCCTGGCCGATTATGCTAATTTATGCGTGCATCATCGGCTGCGTCATTTTCATGGAAGGTCAGAATCCCGACCGTACGATACTCTGGCTTATTACGCTCACGCTGGTCCCCATTCTCGGCGTTATGTTCTACCTTCTCTTAGGTCCGGATTTTCAAAGTATAAAAAACAGAAAGCTTTTCAAGCCCTCCAGAAAAAAGCCGATAGATCACACCCCTTTTCCTCTGGATAAGCAGTTTTTAATAGGCAGGATGCTGCACGCATCAAGCGGTGCAGACCTGATGATCCACAACAGGGTCGGCATCCTCATAAACGGCGGAGAAACATTCGATGCTATAAAGAGAGAACTGCGTTCAGCCCAGCGTTATATACACATGCAGTACTACATCATAAAAGATGACGGGATAGGCAATGAGATACGAGATATACTTATTGAAGCAGTCAGACGAGGTGTCAAAGTGCGTCTTCTCTACGATGCTGTCGGCAGCTGGGGACTCAGACATGGATTCGTGGACAGCATGAACATGGCTGGGGTCCAGTGCCATTCTTTTATGCCTGTCTCATTCCCGATGTTCCGCAGGAAGATGAATTTCCGTAACCACAGGAAAATACTTGTCATTGACGACAGAATTGCGTTTACCGGCGGGATCAATATAGGAGACGAATATCTTGGCAAGGGACCTCTGGGGCACTGGCGCGATACGCACGTGATCGTCGAGGGAGAGGCTGTTGCCGCGCTTCATAAGATATTCCTGCGTGACTGGTGCATGCACTCCGGTGAAGATCCGGCAAGTATATGTGATAAGGTAGTGTGCGAAGACTGCGGTATAAGGCCGGAACAGGATTTTTCGTGTCTTCCGGTTATTCCCCTGCAGGTTGTGGCAAGCAGTGCTGATAATCCATGGCACTCCATAGCCCAGGGTTATTTCAGCATGATCTCCCGCGCTCAGGAGCGTGTTTGGATCACGACGCCATATCTTGTGCCTGGGGCCGGGATCATCAATGCGATGATAACGGCTGCGCTTGCAGGTGTAGACGTGCGTGTGATAATACCGGCAAAAAAGGATCACTTCCTCGCATTCTGGGGAAGCCGCAGTAATATTGAACCGCTGCTGCGATCCGGAGTGCGTGTTTTTCAATATGAAAAAGGTTTTGTCCACGCTAAAACACTGCTTGCCGATGATAGCATATGCTCGGTCGGAACGTGCAACCTTGATGTGCGCAGCCTTGAGATAAACTTCGAAAATCAGCTTTTCATATACGACAGAGATCTTAACGCAAAATTTGCTCATCAGTTCCGGTCTGATATCAAGGATTCGCTGGAGCTCCATATTGCGAAATGGGATAAGCGCCCGCTGCGGCATAAAATACTAGAAGCATTCGGCAGACTGTACTCTGCACAGATATAA
- a CDS encoding nitroreductase family protein has protein sequence MKFYLSVFTVMLALLCAVSTASAADIMLPTPEKDGGPSVLAAISERSSAQPTAFRKDEISNKELSTILWAATGRNREGKGWTVPFAMGAGPYLHVYVLLKSGYYIYDPDKNMLKMLGGKNIISRAGRQDFVATAPAVLVLATRGNGPRVDSWAEIAAGAMSQNVYLAAEALGMKTRYIQSYNKETLLNTLQTEPTARILCIMPLGRQ, from the coding sequence ATGAAATTTTATCTGTCTGTCTTCACGGTAATGCTGGCGCTCCTCTGTGCTGTTTCCACGGCATCAGCTGCTGATATTATGCTCCCCACTCCGGAAAAGGACGGCGGCCCAAGTGTCCTTGCCGCAATTTCAGAGCGCAGCTCCGCGCAGCCGACCGCCTTCAGAAAAGACGAGATTTCAAACAAAGAACTCTCGACAATACTTTGGGCAGCCACAGGGAGAAACAGGGAGGGCAAAGGCTGGACAGTCCCCTTTGCCATGGGTGCGGGGCCGTATCTCCACGTTTATGTGCTGCTCAAAAGCGGTTACTACATCTACGATCCGGACAAAAACATGCTTAAAATGCTTGGCGGCAAAAATATAATCAGCCGTGCCGGGCGTCAGGATTTTGTTGCAACAGCACCTGCGGTCCTTGTCTTAGCCACAAGGGGCAACGGTCCGCGTGTAGACAGTTGGGCCGAGATAGCAGCCGGAGCAATGTCGCAGAACGTCTATCTTGCCGCCGAGGCCCTTGGCATGAAGACGCGATATATTCAGTCATACAACAAGGAGACGCTTCTCAACACACTGCAGACAGAACCAACGGCGCGCATACTCTGCATCATGCCATTAGGACGCCAATAA
- a CDS encoding ABC transporter permease: MEFIIAILASAVRSGTPVLYATLGEVLSERAGVMNLGLEGVMLTGAYAGFAVTRATGDPWLGILASFFTGAAITIIHAFLCITLMCNQVVSGLALVLTGYGLSALLGRSVIGETIAGMAPMKFPILGDIPLIGPIFFQHNAMVYLSYFLVIFLCWFLFRTRAGLNLRAVGENPRAADAMGLPVAAIRYFYCLVGGGLAGMGGGYLSVVYAQMWIEGMTAGRGWIAVALVIFGLWNPARVALGAYLFGGVEALQLRMQVMGSSISVSLLLTLPYLMTILVLTTVAIRTGAGILLGAPAALGVPFRREDRD, from the coding sequence ATGGAATTTATTATAGCTATCCTTGCATCAGCGGTACGAAGCGGAACACCTGTCCTATACGCGACTCTCGGGGAAGTTCTGTCGGAGCGTGCGGGAGTTATGAACCTTGGACTCGAAGGCGTCATGCTTACCGGCGCCTACGCGGGCTTCGCCGTCACAAGGGCAACCGGAGACCCGTGGCTTGGCATCCTTGCGTCATTCTTCACCGGTGCGGCAATAACGATAATCCATGCCTTCCTCTGCATAACACTTATGTGCAACCAAGTTGTAAGCGGCCTTGCTCTGGTTCTTACCGGCTACGGCCTCAGCGCGCTTCTCGGGCGGTCGGTAATAGGAGAGACTATCGCGGGGATGGCACCGATGAAATTCCCGATACTCGGAGACATACCGCTTATCGGCCCTATATTCTTCCAGCACAACGCTATGGTATACCTGTCATATTTTCTTGTAATATTCCTCTGCTGGTTCCTTTTCAGGACAAGGGCCGGACTCAACCTCCGCGCAGTAGGTGAGAATCCGCGCGCCGCCGACGCAATGGGACTTCCCGTAGCAGCTATCCGTTACTTCTACTGTCTGGTCGGAGGCGGGCTTGCCGGCATGGGGGGAGGTTACCTGTCCGTCGTCTATGCCCAGATGTGGATCGAGGGGATGACAGCCGGGCGCGGCTGGATAGCAGTTGCTCTCGTTATCTTTGGACTGTGGAACCCGGCTCGCGTTGCACTCGGTGCATACCTCTTCGGCGGCGTCGAAGCACTCCAGCTTCGCATGCAGGTTATGGGCTCAAGCATTTCTGTTTCGCTGCTACTCACCCTTCCCTATTTGATGACCATTTTGGTCCTGACAACAGTTGCGATACGCACCGGTGCCGGGATCCTTCTCGGTGCTCCTGCGGCTTTGGGAGTTCCATTCCGCCGCGAGGACCGGGATTGA
- a CDS encoding prepilin peptidase: MGNITVIYVFLGFLLGACLGSFVNAAALRTVAEKKWWGNERSVCVHCGRVLAPLDLIPVVSFLMLHGRCRTCHRQIAPRYFITETGTGIMGAVLVWYCGSTPALFFSFAALVFLLFHTLTDLETGYIYDSWAIAMAVTGAILRIWGGIPALIDGAAGAALGFGVIILIVILSRGGMGFGDAMLMLGTGALFGWKMTILCLYLGFLCGGLVVTPLLIMKKVSRKDSVPLGPFLAAGSMIAIFAARPVFQWLGFSLPWPWII, translated from the coding sequence ATGGGGAATATTACCGTAATATACGTTTTTCTTGGATTTCTGCTTGGGGCCTGCCTCGGTTCTTTTGTGAACGCGGCTGCATTGCGCACTGTTGCGGAGAAAAAGTGGTGGGGCAATGAACGCTCGGTCTGTGTTCATTGCGGGAGAGTCCTTGCTCCGCTTGACCTTATACCTGTAGTTTCTTTTCTCATGCTCCATGGACGCTGTCGCACATGTCACAGGCAGATAGCCCCGCGCTACTTTATTACAGAGACAGGCACAGGGATAATGGGGGCTGTCCTCGTGTGGTACTGCGGGTCAACACCGGCTCTGTTCTTTTCATTCGCAGCTCTCGTCTTTCTTCTTTTCCACACTCTGACCGACCTTGAGACAGGTTATATCTATGATTCATGGGCAATCGCGATGGCCGTTACAGGCGCGATTCTGCGGATATGGGGAGGTATCCCTGCACTTATAGACGGAGCAGCCGGGGCTGCTCTTGGTTTTGGCGTAATAATCCTGATAGTCATACTAAGCCGCGGAGGCATGGGGTTTGGCGACGCGATGCTCATGCTAGGGACGGGAGCACTCTTCGGATGGAAGATGACGATACTATGCCTATACCTCGGTTTCCTCTGTGGCGGGTTAGTCGTCACTCCTTTGCTTATTATGAAAAAGGTTTCGCGCAAGGACTCGGTCCCATTAGGGCCTTTCCTCGCGGCAGGAAGCATGATCGCAATATTTGCGGCACGTCCGGTATTTCAATGGCTGGGATTCTCACTTCCATGGCCATGGATCATATAG
- a CDS encoding YitT family protein, translating into MDTKHKLKHLIVKTKIMGLSEWSTFVFSTLGITIYTLGVIGFTLPYHFPDAGVMGIAVILKYTMGISPALVTLTANAILLAWGGRELSKRFVAWTIYNVLLISFLLEALSWIRFPHISDMFLVAIAGGIIKGIGLGMVFRTGACSGGLDIVVAVLRKRLGIEVGKYSFYINMFILGASVGIVGLERMLFGFVASYVVGQTMDNVLSSFDKRRLVFIIANETKTIIDYISDELHRGSTLLYGEGGFSGKEQPTIMCLLTPRQVMVLKHYLARNHPRAFMAVAEASEVLGNGFKRWKSI; encoded by the coding sequence GTGGACACGAAACATAAACTGAAACATCTTATTGTAAAAACAAAAATTATGGGGCTCAGCGAGTGGTCTACCTTTGTCTTCTCTACGCTTGGCATCACGATTTATACGCTTGGTGTTATCGGCTTCACGCTTCCGTATCATTTCCCTGACGCCGGAGTAATGGGTATTGCAGTAATACTCAAATACACTATGGGAATTTCTCCGGCGCTGGTCACCCTTACCGCAAACGCTATCCTGCTTGCGTGGGGAGGGCGTGAGCTTTCGAAACGTTTTGTCGCCTGGACAATATATAACGTCCTGCTTATCTCTTTCCTCCTCGAGGCTCTCAGCTGGATACGTTTCCCGCATATAAGCGACATGTTCCTCGTTGCTATCGCCGGCGGTATCATTAAAGGGATCGGCTTGGGGATGGTTTTCCGGACAGGAGCGTGCTCCGGCGGACTTGATATAGTCGTAGCGGTCCTCAGAAAACGTCTAGGCATAGAGGTCGGCAAGTACAGCTTTTACATAAATATGTTCATCCTCGGGGCTTCTGTCGGTATAGTCGGCCTCGAGAGGATGTTATTCGGTTTCGTAGCCAGCTATGTCGTCGGGCAGACGATGGACAATGTCCTCTCATCTTTTGACAAGCGCCGCCTGGTTTTCATCATTGCAAATGAGACAAAGACCATTATAGATTACATAAGCGACGAGCTCCATCGCGGGTCGACGCTGCTCTATGGGGAAGGCGGCTTTTCCGGAAAAGAGCAGCCTACGATAATGTGCCTTCTTACACCGCGACAGGTGATGGTTCTCAAACACTATCTGGCACGGAATCATCCGCGTGCTTTCATGGCCGTCGCTGAGGCATCGGAAGTCCTCGGCAACGGCTTCAAGCGATGGAAATCAATATGA
- a CDS encoding patatin-like phospholipase family protein: protein MLLSAQAFGMSAEETEKGRKHNEDWGFPHRDGIVLVLSGGGTKGLAHVGVFEVLEREKIPIAAIVGTSMGAIMGGLYAAGYNAAEMKAILSDTDLMEIISDRSNTTLADPGHNQPPSSGSSILSVQMDKNKNLRSRRGILKAKDLYAFLSELTSRVTVTDFNNLPIPFAAIATNLENGDTVVMRDGNLASALRASLSIPGMFDPWELNGKLLVDGGLKANLPVFEAKKIFPGHPIVAINLTPDDITRPRERLRSILEITSQTLDILMIDQIRANAASADLVISPKVSDFGILVSSGYDKIIARGTEATEPYIGALHELVREHKKDYARAVHRIPQPEKPPTIVEIRFEGVPEGIAEELHEKYDKWIGQPLDMAMIADAVKKLSARNEFSSIDGRTARVSNDTVAVIFSIERPLKYEFGADGYAGNIHPDRWLSLSAQIRDIFMDGDISSLEYRLGTKWGIMGRYFTPMDENDTQFGVILAGREEGAEPGNAHSFDFERYTGRITWYKALKEKMRIGLGYGAERVTSFSGDTESGPYISFGFNTLDDPIIPTKGISLNSDLWFPIGETAVTHTVFQTHLPIWENWKVILSGGLKTGNMDDPAYAVLLGSNEELYSLAKHPLVGDQAYWLHLGAARMAMRSWWGGVNVEFFGNYGQVMRAWEDDGSWWETGISLSVPMNNFGGKVLVVYDQGGEFTFGYSIGIPKWWDGPMP from the coding sequence ATGCTTCTTTCCGCTCAGGCATTTGGGATGTCGGCGGAAGAGACGGAGAAGGGCAGAAAACATAATGAAGACTGGGGCTTCCCTCACAGGGATGGGATCGTGCTTGTGCTCTCAGGAGGCGGAACAAAAGGACTTGCACACGTGGGTGTTTTTGAGGTGCTTGAACGTGAAAAAATCCCAATAGCAGCCATTGTCGGAACCAGTATGGGGGCCATAATGGGCGGTCTTTACGCGGCAGGATATAACGCGGCAGAGATGAAAGCGATCCTGTCTGATACAGACCTGATGGAAATAATCTCGGACCGTTCAAATACGACGCTTGCCGACCCGGGGCATAATCAGCCGCCTTCAAGCGGCTCATCGATACTGTCAGTACAGATGGACAAGAATAAAAACCTGCGCAGCCGGCGCGGGATATTAAAGGCAAAAGACCTTTATGCATTTCTCAGTGAACTTACCTCCCGCGTCACAGTGACGGATTTCAATAATCTGCCTATTCCTTTTGCCGCTATCGCAACAAACCTTGAAAACGGGGATACTGTTGTGATGCGCGACGGCAATCTTGCTTCCGCGCTGCGGGCCTCTCTCTCAATACCAGGGATGTTTGACCCATGGGAGCTAAACGGGAAACTTCTTGTAGACGGCGGATTGAAGGCCAACTTGCCTGTGTTCGAGGCCAAAAAAATATTTCCCGGGCATCCCATTGTTGCAATAAACCTCACCCCCGACGATATTACCCGCCCGCGCGAGAGACTCCGTTCGATCCTTGAAATCACATCCCAGACGCTGGACATTCTGATGATCGATCAGATCCGTGCGAACGCCGCGTCTGCAGACCTTGTAATCTCACCTAAAGTAAGCGATTTCGGCATACTTGTGTCGAGTGGATATGACAAGATAATTGCTCGCGGCACAGAGGCAACAGAACCCTATATAGGAGCGCTTCACGAACTTGTAAGAGAGCATAAGAAAGATTATGCCCGTGCGGTGCACAGGATCCCGCAGCCGGAAAAACCGCCGACCATTGTCGAGATAAGATTTGAAGGTGTACCGGAAGGTATCGCCGAGGAGCTGCATGAAAAATATGACAAGTGGATAGGGCAGCCCCTTGATATGGCCATGATAGCCGATGCAGTCAAAAAACTTTCCGCAAGGAATGAATTCTCGTCCATAGACGGCAGGACAGCCAGAGTTTCAAACGATACGGTAGCGGTAATATTCTCTATCGAACGGCCTTTAAAATACGAATTCGGCGCTGACGGGTATGCGGGGAATATACATCCGGACAGGTGGCTCTCTCTCTCCGCACAGATCCGCGACATTTTCATGGATGGAGATATAAGTTCTCTCGAATACAGGCTGGGGACTAAATGGGGGATCATGGGCCGCTACTTCACCCCTATGGACGAAAATGACACTCAGTTCGGGGTCATCCTGGCAGGACGGGAAGAGGGAGCTGAACCCGGCAATGCTCATTCGTTCGATTTTGAAAGATACACAGGTCGGATCACATGGTACAAGGCTTTGAAAGAAAAGATGCGCATAGGGCTGGGCTACGGGGCGGAGAGAGTTACCTCCTTCAGCGGAGACACCGAAAGCGGGCCTTATATAAGCTTCGGCTTCAACACGCTGGATGACCCGATAATTCCTACTAAGGGCATATCTCTGAACTCAGACCTCTGGTTCCCCATCGGGGAAACGGCTGTTACACATACGGTATTCCAAACACACCTTCCTATCTGGGAGAATTGGAAGGTCATTCTTTCCGGCGGGCTTAAGACCGGAAATATGGATGATCCGGCATATGCGGTCCTGCTGGGCAGCAATGAAGAACTTTACAGCCTCGCCAAACACCCGCTTGTAGGAGACCAAGCATACTGGTTACATTTGGGTGCCGCCAGGATGGCAATGAGATCATGGTGGGGCGGTGTCAACGTTGAATTTTTCGGCAACTACGGACAGGTCATGCGTGCATGGGAGGACGACGGGAGCTGGTGGGAGACGGGAATATCGCTGTCCGTTCCGATGAACAACTTCGGTGGTAAGGTACTCGTAGTTTATGACCAGGGCGGGGAGTTCACATTCGGTTATTCTATAGGTATTCCCAAATGGTGGGACGGTCCTATGCCATAG
- the tyrS gene encoding tyrosine--tRNA ligase codes for MYANVLKVLRERGFVEWSSHNEELEGHFTDNMVTGYIGFDPSADSLHVGNLVAIMGLAWLQYLGHRPIALAGGGTGRIGDPSGKSAERTLLSEEQIEYNVICIAEQLKHFLNFDCGENSAIIVNNNDWLKKENLIEFLRDTGKFFTVSFLVNREYVRSRVLDPDKSITYTELSYILLQAFDYNHLYNEYGCTLQMGGNDQQVNIIAGMDLARKKSGGQCYGITFPLLLNAQGQKFGKSESGAIYLSPERTSIYKFYQFWINVDDSDLEKLYKLFTFMDLEDIADIIAEHNKNPHLRMAQKKLAWDLTCRVHGEEAAQRVRDASAVLFGEMHIHEAKADMLDTLFAEIPSAKIEGRAEGSLTDLLVASGGCTSKSDAKRMIKAGGVYMNGVKVSDEARQISPEDLLAGGYIQLRVGKKDFRLVKFVI; via the coding sequence ATGTACGCCAATGTGCTGAAGGTACTGAGAGAACGCGGTTTTGTCGAATGGAGCAGCCACAACGAGGAGCTCGAAGGGCATTTTACCGACAATATGGTAACGGGTTACATTGGATTTGACCCGAGCGCCGACAGCCTTCACGTCGGAAACCTGGTGGCGATCATGGGGCTGGCCTGGCTTCAGTATCTTGGGCATCGTCCGATAGCCTTGGCAGGCGGCGGCACCGGACGCATCGGCGATCCTTCCGGCAAAAGTGCTGAGAGGACCCTCCTGAGTGAGGAACAGATCGAATATAACGTCATATGCATCGCAGAGCAGCTGAAGCATTTTCTCAACTTCGACTGCGGCGAAAACAGCGCGATAATAGTCAACAACAATGATTGGCTCAAAAAAGAAAACTTAATAGAATTTCTGCGTGATACCGGTAAATTTTTTACTGTAAGCTTTCTGGTCAACAGGGAGTACGTCCGCAGCCGTGTCCTCGATCCGGACAAGTCCATTACTTATACGGAGCTCTCTTATATCCTGCTCCAGGCTTTTGACTACAACCACTTGTATAACGAATATGGCTGCACACTGCAGATGGGCGGCAATGACCAGCAGGTCAACATAATTGCCGGTATGGATCTCGCCCGCAAGAAATCCGGAGGGCAGTGCTACGGCATAACGTTCCCGCTGCTGCTCAACGCGCAGGGACAGAAGTTCGGAAAATCAGAGAGCGGCGCGATATACCTCTCTCCCGAGCGAACGAGCATTTATAAGTTTTACCAGTTCTGGATCAATGTAGATGACAGTGACCTCGAAAAATTATATAAACTCTTTACATTCATGGACCTCGAAGATATAGCGGATATAATAGCGGAACACAACAAAAATCCCCACCTCCGCATGGCGCAGAAGAAATTGGCGTGGGACCTTACTTGCCGTGTTCACGGAGAAGAGGCAGCGCAGCGTGTGCGTGATGCAAGTGCGGTGCTCTTTGGCGAAATGCACATTCACGAGGCGAAAGCGGATATGCTAGATACGCTCTTTGCTGAGATCCCGTCCGCAAAAATTGAGGGCAGGGCGGAGGGATCGCTTACTGACCTGCTTGTCGCATCGGGCGGATGTACATCTAAGAGCGATGCTAAACGCATGATTAAGGCCGGCGGTGTCTACATGAACGGAGTGAAGGTATCGGACGAGGCCAGGCAGATAAGTCCGGAGGACCTCCTTGCGGGAGGCTATATACAGCTCCGCGTCGGCAAAAAGGACTTCCGCTTAGTCAAATTCGTGATATAA
- a CDS encoding ABC transporter permease, whose product MIRFKFEPRLDNPAWMNVMIPVAAVALGLFTGGLFFAALGVNPFQAYSAVLSGAFGSIYGISEIVTKSIPIMLTALAGLICYKMLIWNIGAEGQLCMGAIATVAVVRYFFVDNRVAMFLIMFIAAAAAGGLWGAAAGFLKAKWNVNETITTLMLNYVAINISEYFIYGPWKDPSSMGFPFTPNFPDAARLWVWGSTRIHAGLFIALAIAVIFQIILKRSKWGYEIRVIGENPRAARYGGMDIAKNILLVTFIGGAVAGLAGMGEMAGLHGRMSRGFSMGYGYTGIIVAWLARLSPIYVPLVALLMGILLVGGDTLQVVMGLPMASTQILQGLILFSVLGAETLSRYRLRVAKVDRKLNREAK is encoded by the coding sequence ATGATACGTTTCAAATTTGAACCTCGTCTTGACAATCCGGCATGGATGAATGTTATGATCCCTGTTGCAGCAGTCGCATTAGGTCTATTTACGGGCGGGCTGTTTTTCGCCGCTCTTGGTGTAAATCCTTTTCAGGCATATTCGGCCGTGCTTTCCGGGGCGTTCGGCAGCATATACGGCATCAGCGAGATAGTGACGAAATCCATACCAATAATGCTTACTGCGCTTGCAGGGCTTATATGCTACAAGATGCTTATATGGAACATCGGCGCTGAGGGACAGCTCTGCATGGGGGCCATCGCAACCGTTGCCGTAGTCCGCTACTTTTTTGTCGATAACAGAGTTGCAATGTTTTTGATTATGTTCATCGCGGCAGCGGCGGCTGGTGGATTATGGGGCGCCGCTGCCGGTTTTCTCAAGGCTAAATGGAATGTAAACGAAACTATTACGACTCTCATGCTCAACTATGTGGCAATAAATATCTCCGAATATTTTATATACGGTCCATGGAAAGACCCTTCAAGCATGGGATTCCCTTTCACGCCGAACTTCCCCGATGCGGCGCGATTGTGGGTATGGGGCAGTACGAGGATACATGCCGGCTTATTCATAGCGCTTGCAATAGCTGTGATTTTCCAGATCATCCTTAAAAGGAGCAAATGGGGCTATGAGATCAGGGTCATAGGAGAAAACCCGCGTGCGGCACGATACGGGGGTATGGATATCGCAAAGAACATACTTCTTGTAACGTTTATCGGCGGAGCTGTAGCAGGGCTGGCCGGAATGGGAGAGATGGCAGGGCTCCACGGGAGGATGAGCCGCGGCTTCTCTATGGGGTATGGCTACACAGGCATAATAGTCGCATGGCTTGCCAGGCTCTCTCCGATATATGTCCCTCTTGTCGCACTCCTCATGGGGATCCTGCTTGTTGGCGGAGATACTCTGCAGGTAGTGATGGGGCTGCCTATGGCAAGCACACAGATACTCCAGGGACTGATTCTGTTTTCCGTGCTGGGCGCGGAGACACTTTCAAGATATCGGCTGCGCGTAGCCAAGGTTGACCGGAAGCTTAATCGGGAGGCAAAATAA
- a CDS encoding iron-containing alcohol dehydrogenase — MFTINSPYAGTMDPFNFRMPREVIFGTGCSGLAVEKAQSLGVSRPLFITGRNMGRSARLLTLLDTMTDKGMKPGHWEGVQPEPPVTLLKEAVDHILAGGYDCLIAFGGGSSMDFAKMAAVMAKHRGLNVEDMVGNDKVPSRGLPTIMIPTTAGSGSEVSAVAVFSFEDARMKKGVSSPHLVADIALVDPALTLDLPPGITAASGMDALVHGVESYMSLGTNTFTQDLALISIKKIMSNLAACVRDGHDLEAREGQAYGSMTAGMAFSMSGTAGVHAMSYPLGGQFHVPHGEANTALLRWVMEYNLDGCEEKFMPIARSMGVWKPGMSARDAARAALDAMIGLGQEIGVKTRLRDFGIPREAAAEMAESAMKEVRLISNNPRPLDVESVKNIYERAW; from the coding sequence ATGTTCACCATTAACAGCCCATATGCAGGAACCATGGACCCGTTCAACTTCAGAATGCCGAGAGAAGTTATCTTCGGCACAGGATGCTCCGGCCTGGCGGTCGAAAAAGCACAGTCGCTGGGAGTCAGCCGACCGCTTTTCATCACAGGCAGGAACATGGGCAGGAGCGCGAGACTTTTGACTCTTCTCGATACCATGACAGATAAAGGCATGAAACCGGGACATTGGGAAGGTGTACAGCCTGAGCCTCCGGTCACACTCCTCAAAGAGGCTGTCGATCACATACTTGCAGGAGGATATGACTGTCTTATAGCGTTCGGCGGCGGAAGTTCCATGGATTTTGCCAAAATGGCGGCAGTAATGGCAAAACATAGAGGACTTAACGTCGAAGATATGGTAGGAAACGACAAAGTGCCATCGCGCGGCCTGCCGACGATAATGATACCCACAACGGCAGGCAGCGGCTCAGAGGTCTCCGCTGTCGCGGTATTTTCCTTTGAGGATGCCCGCATGAAGAAGGGGGTGTCCAGTCCGCACCTTGTTGCCGACATAGCGCTCGTAGATCCGGCCCTTACGCTGGATCTTCCTCCCGGTATCACGGCTGCGTCCGGAATGGACGCTCTTGTTCACGGAGTTGAGTCATATATGTCTCTTGGTACTAATACCTTCACCCAGGACCTTGCGCTCATTTCAATAAAAAAGATCATGTCGAACCTCGCAGCCTGCGTAAGAGACGGACATGACCTCGAGGCTCGCGAAGGACAGGCTTATGGCAGCATGACGGCCGGAATGGCATTCTCCATGTCAGGCACAGCAGGAGTGCATGCCATGTCATATCCACTTGGAGGACAGTTCCACGTCCCGCATGGAGAGGCCAATACGGCCCTTCTCCGCTGGGTCATGGAATATAACCTCGACGGCTGCGAAGAAAAATTCATGCCGATTGCCCGGTCAATGGGTGTCTGGAAGCCAGGGATGTCTGCTCGTGATGCCGCTCGGGCAGCACTTGATGCGATGATAGGCCTTGGCCAAGAGATAGGTGTCAAGACCAGGCTCCGCGACTTCGGGATACCAAGGGAGGCGGCTGCGGAAATGGCTGAATCGGCAATGAAAGAAGTACGCCTCATATCAAACAACCCCCGTCCGCTTGACGTTGAGTCAGTCAAGAACATATATGAAAGGGCATGGTAA